One segment of Chelmon rostratus isolate fCheRos1 chromosome 17, fCheRos1.pri, whole genome shotgun sequence DNA contains the following:
- the ifi35 gene encoding interferon-induced protein 35, translated as MSSDESFSLVDVSEPSQDTLEGVKALISSYKKKHEQLLQEQKDLAASRDDRQELAREFRRRTEILTQSLEKDQRSNKQKIESEMARLNLLQQEEAELMEKIQAVKEALMEEEAQNKLLKQQTDVFTAVPERDVFFNGLTGKPTDAPMFDMEPRIVYPMEGGTALITFEEEVVAKKILDMKKHKVDLGGECSITVEARPVQLMMPRLVEIDTKVCPRRILISNLPRMDTETLLNKLEIHFSKRKNRGGEVDDCEMMTDSWTVVLTFVENDIAKGLTDTEYHEVKIKQKHKVRVTPFLNGNITNLKTEMTVCPRTVLLTGIPAIMERETLQDLLEIHFQKSTNCGGEIEAFLYNPLGQHTSALFDGVPKNGGSRP; from the exons ATGTCTTCAGACGAG AGCTTCTCCCTGGTGGACGTCTCAGAGCCATCCCAGGACACCTTGGAGGGAGTCAAGGCTTTAATCTCCAGCTACAAG AAAAAACacgagcagctgctgcaggagcagaaggACCTCGCCGCCAGCAGAGACGACCGCCAGGAGCTGGCTCGGGAGTTCAGACGGCGCACCGAGATACTGACCCAGAGTCTGGAGAAGGACCAGAGGTCCAACAAGCAGAAGATTGAAAgtgaaatg GCTCGGCTGAACCTGCtccagcaggaggaggctgagctgaTGGAGAAGATCCAGGCAGTGAAGGAGGCCCTGATGGAGGAAGAGGCCCAGAACAAACTTCTGAAACAGCAGACTGAT GTGTTCACCGCCGTGCCCGAGAGGGACGTTTTCTTCAATGGGTTGACGGGAAAGCCGACCGATGCGCCGATGTTTGACATGGAACCGCGGATAGTTTACCCGATGGAGGGGGGGACGGCGCTGATTACCTTTGAGGAAGAAGTAG TGGCCAAGAAGATCCTGGACATGAAGAAGCACAAGGTGGACCTGGGAGGAGAGTGCAGCATCACTGTGGAGGCCAGGCCGGTTCAGCTGATGATGCCCAGGCTGGTGGAG atAGACACTAAGGTTTGTCCCCGGCGCATATTAATCTCCAACCTGCCCAGGATGGACACCGAGACCCTGCTGAACAAGCTGGAGATCCACTTCtccaagaggaaaaacagaggcgGAGAAGTGGACGACTGTGAAATGATGACGGACTCTTGGACTGTGGTCCTCACTTTCGTGGAGAATGACA TTGCCAAAGGTTTGACAGATACAGAGTACCATGAAGTGAAGataaaacagaagcacaaaGTGAGAGTGACTCCTTTTCTCAACGGAAACATTACAAACCTAAAG ACCGAGATGACGGTGTGTCCTCGGACGGTGCTGCTGACGGGGATCCCTGCCATCATGGAGCGAGAGACCCTGCAGGATCTGCTGGAAATCCACTTCCAGAAAAGCACCAACTGCGGAGGAGAGATCGAAGCCTTCCTCTACAACCCGCTGGGCCAGCACACCTCGGCCCTGTTCGACGGCGTTCCCAAAAATGGTGGAAGTAGACCCTAG